TCAAACCATGATATTGAAGATAGGCAGGAAGCTCCTTTACAGCGCCTGCACCAAAACGAATGATTGTTGGGAAATTATATTGATATACTTTGTCAAATATCATAAATGAAAGTTTTGAGCTTATAGTGTTATGTTATATAATCTCCAAATACCTCTTGAGCTCCCAATCAGTCACTGCTTTTGCAAATTGGCGGCACTCCCACTCCCTTGTTGATGTAAAATGCTCAACAAATGCCTCGCCAAACAATTCTTTGGCAAGCGTTGATTGTTTCATTTGTTGAGTAGCCTCTTCTAAACTTCGAGGCATTGTTCCATTAGAGTAATCACGGTAACCATTACCAATTGTGGCAGGCTGAGCAAGTATAAGTTGCTTTCTTACACCATATAGACCTGAGGCCAGACATGCAGCCATCGCCAAATAAGGGTTCACATCTGAACCTACTACTCGCGTTTCAAGACGAGTAGATTTTTTATTAAGAGGAAGAGCCCGCAGGGCTACCGTACGATTATCAACCGACCAGGTTACCGTGGTTGGAGCCCAGGCTCCCTCCACCAAACGTTTATAACTATTTATAGTGGGTGCTACCATAGGTAAAATCTGGGGTAGACAGTATAGTTGTCCGGCAATATAGCTTCTAAATAGAGGGCTCATTTTCTGCGGATCATGTTCATCATAAAAAAGATTCTGTTGTGACTCTTTGTCCCATAAACTCTGATGAACATGACCACTACAACCAGGCAAATTTTCATTCAATTTGGCAATGAAAGTGGCGATGATCCCATGCTTATACCCAATTTCCTTAACTGCCGTTTTAAATAATGCAGCCCGGTCTGCAGCCTCTAAAATATCGGTGTACAGAATAGCTGCTTCATACACTCCAGGTCCTGTTTCGGTATGCAGACCCTCAATAGGCACATCAAAGCATTTTAGCAGTTCAAACAAGTCGGTCATAAATGCATTCTTCAATGAGCTTCGAAGAATCGAATAACCAAACATCCCAGGACTAAGTGATTTAAGATTTCTGAAGCCTTTCTCATGCAAACTTGACGGAGTTTCCTCAAAATTGAACCACTCAAATTCCTGAGAAAAGTAGGGTTTAAACCCTTCCTGTTCACATTGCTCCATCACTTTTCGTAATAATTGCCGAGGGCACGCAATAGAGGGGGCATCCTTTTCATCGATAAAATCACCCAAAAAAAAAGGCACATCATTTTCCCAGGGGATCTTTCTAAAGGTTTTAAGGTCGAGTTTTACGGCTGCATCCGGATAGCCTGTGTGCCAGCCTGTAAACTTTACATTGTCATAGGCTGCATCATTCATATCCCAGCCAAAAGTAACATCACAAAAACCCAGACGACCTTCTACCAATGATAAAAATTTATCCGTAGCAACGTATTTCCCTCTTAAAACTCCATCTATATCGGTAACTGCTAATTTTACTTTTCCTGACGAATGTTGGCTAACGTATTCCAGTATTTGCTGTTTTGTCATAAGCAAGAGTGTTACGGGTCTTAAAAATCTTAAATAACAGGAAGGCGAAGGCTAGTATGCTAAAATATACCGTGCCCAACTTAAGGTTGAAAATGAACATGGCAACAAGCGAAACAAGAGCAATAATCAAAGCCATGAGGGGAAAAAAAGGATAAAAAGGCACCTTAAAAGGTCGATTTAGTTCCGGCTGCTTTTTCCTTAAAACTATCAATGAAATCATGGAAATGATATAAAGGGTTAAGGCTCCAAAAACAGAAATGATAATAATCTCTCCGGTTTTACCTGATAAAAGCGCCAACATTCCAATAATCATATTGCCCAGAAGGGCATTAGCAGGAGTATGGAAGCGTTCAGAAATTGCACCTAAAAACGGAGGTAAGTTCCTCACCCTACCCATTTCATAGGTAGAACGTCCGGCAGCAAGAATTAACCCATGAAATGAAGCGATGAGCCCAAACAATCCTATGGCTATCAGTAAATGAAACATTGGATGATTATTGCCTGTAATTTTCGCTAAGGCCAAAGGCAATGGAGAATCGGAGGTCTCACTGCTGCTGCCATTTTTGAAAACAATGGTTTCCCATCCGGCAACCCCTATGGAAGAAACAAATACGAGCACACACAGAACAACAAGTGTAAATATTGCCCATCCAAAACCTTTTACGATGTCACGCTGAGGATTTTGCGTTTCTTCAGCCACATTTGCCACTCCTTCAATACCTAAAAAGAACCAGATAGCAAAAGGAATAGCTGCAAAGGCTCCTGATGCCCCGTTAGGAAACGCATTGTGAAGCAAGTTATCTGTTTGAAACCTTGGTGCGGTAATTCCGGTAAATAATAGCAATTCACCAACAGCCAATATGGTTATAATGGTTTCAAATGATGCTGCAGCCTTAATTCCGTAAATATTTAGTGCAGTAAATACAAGGTAGATAACAAAGGCATTGGCTAAAATAGGTATTTGAGGATAAATAGCATTGAAATAGGCTCCAATGGCAAAGGCAATGGCAGGAGGTGCAAAAGTGAATTCAACTATTTGGGCAATCCCTGCAATAAACCCAACATTTGTACCAAGCGCTTTATTTGCATAATCAAAAGCTCCACCAGCTTTTGGAATGGCACAGGTTAACTCGGTATAGCTGAATGTAAAAGTAAGGTACATGACCATAATGACTATGGTG
Above is a window of Solitalea lacus DNA encoding:
- a CDS encoding glutamine synthetase family protein, translating into MTKQQILEYVSQHSSGKVKLAVTDIDGVLRGKYVATDKFLSLVEGRLGFCDVTFGWDMNDAAYDNVKFTGWHTGYPDAAVKLDLKTFRKIPWENDVPFFLGDFIDEKDAPSIACPRQLLRKVMEQCEQEGFKPYFSQEFEWFNFEETPSSLHEKGFRNLKSLSPGMFGYSILRSSLKNAFMTDLFELLKCFDVPIEGLHTETGPGVYEAAILYTDILEAADRAALFKTAVKEIGYKHGIIATFIAKLNENLPGCSGHVHQSLWDKESQQNLFYDEHDPQKMSPLFRSYIAGQLYCLPQILPMVAPTINSYKRLVEGAWAPTTVTWSVDNRTVALRALPLNKKSTRLETRVVGSDVNPYLAMAACLASGLYGVRKQLILAQPATIGNGYRDYSNGTMPRSLEEATQQMKQSTLAKELFGEAFVEHFTSTREWECRQFAKAVTDWELKRYLEII
- the eat gene encoding ethanolamine permease — translated: MGTKNGLQKTLSPFMLWGLGVGYVISGMYFGWNLGLEKGGTLGMALATIVIMVMYLTFTFSYTELTCAIPKAGGAFDYANKALGTNVGFIAGIAQIVEFTFAPPAIAFAIGAYFNAIYPQIPILANAFVIYLVFTALNIYGIKAAASFETIITILAVGELLLFTGITAPRFQTDNLLHNAFPNGASGAFAAIPFAIWFFLGIEGVANVAEETQNPQRDIVKGFGWAIFTLVVLCVLVFVSSIGVAGWETIVFKNGSSSETSDSPLPLALAKITGNNHPMFHLLIAIGLFGLIASFHGLILAAGRSTYEMGRVRNLPPFLGAISERFHTPANALLGNMIIGMLALLSGKTGEIIIISVFGALTLYIISMISLIVLRKKQPELNRPFKVPFYPFFPLMALIIALVSLVAMFIFNLKLGTVYFSILAFAFLLFKIFKTRNTLAYDKTANTGIR